One genomic region from Nocardioides plantarum encodes:
- a CDS encoding TetR/AcrR family transcriptional regulator C-terminal domain-containing protein, which translates to MGAPREERVITPTDEGVDAATTGEEALTSTDADGHPDADAAIVLGEDPPSARVPLDRRRIVLAALDHIEESGLPTLTMRRLGTRLGVEAMSLYRYVPGKEELLDAVVDVLLYDMHADPEVFASPTAGWQDFLQRLAHGVRRVALAHPKSFPLVASRPPEAPWLRPPLRSLDWVETFLAGLCAEGFSDEAAVAGYRAFTGFLLGHLLLEVSTLGADIGPLDVLDDGEEDNARLREFPTVARLRRGLGQDHAAAEFEVALEELLNRIAAIRVEL; encoded by the coding sequence GTGGGAGCACCACGAGAGGAGCGCGTCATCACACCCACCGACGAAGGCGTCGACGCCGCCACGACGGGCGAGGAAGCACTCACCTCGACCGACGCCGACGGGCACCCCGACGCCGACGCCGCGATCGTGCTCGGCGAGGACCCGCCCTCGGCCCGCGTGCCGCTCGACCGGCGACGGATCGTGCTCGCGGCGCTCGACCACATCGAGGAGTCCGGGCTGCCGACGCTCACGATGCGGCGGCTCGGCACCCGGCTCGGGGTGGAGGCGATGTCCCTCTACCGCTACGTGCCCGGCAAGGAGGAGCTGCTCGACGCCGTGGTGGACGTGCTGCTCTACGACATGCACGCCGATCCGGAGGTGTTCGCCTCGCCGACCGCCGGGTGGCAGGACTTCCTGCAGCGCCTGGCCCACGGCGTACGCCGGGTGGCGCTGGCCCACCCCAAGTCGTTCCCGCTGGTCGCGTCCCGGCCTCCCGAGGCGCCCTGGCTGCGACCGCCGCTGCGCAGCCTCGACTGGGTCGAGACCTTCCTGGCCGGGCTGTGCGCCGAGGGGTTCAGCGACGAGGCCGCCGTCGCCGGCTACCGCGCGTTCACCGGCTTCCTGCTCGGCCACCTGCTCCTGGAGGTCTCGACCCTCGGCGCCGACATCGGCCCCCTCGACGTGCTCGACGACGGCGAGGAGGACAACGCGCGGCTGCGGGAGTTCCCCACCGTGGCCCGACTGCGCCGCGGGCTCGGCCAGGACCACGCGGCCGCCGAGTTCGAGGTCGCGCTCGAGGAGCTCCTCAACCGCATCGCGGCGATCCGTGTCGAGCTCTGA
- a CDS encoding YihY/virulence factor BrkB family protein: MSSSETSRPGLVARIDAFQQRHRVVGLPISVVYKYVDDGGPQLAALITYFAFVSLFPLLLLASTLLGFFLSGDGDLQRQILDSALTQLPVIGDDLQRPDGIGGGVAGLVIGLAGALYGAMGVGQAVQNACNTAWTVPRNERGNPFVIRGRSVVLLGVIGVDVIGTTALAGVIGAATVLGPLSSLALLVGTLAIHGAAFAFVFRFATARDLTWRQVLPGAGVAALAWLALQYVGVAYVGRTTATSSATNGVFAVVLGLLAFLYLTCVVLVLCLELNVVLVDHLHPRTLLTPFTDNVVLTDADKRSYTDLAKAQQQKGFQTVEVEFAPSPLEEREHHP, translated from the coding sequence GTGTCGAGCTCTGAGACCAGCCGCCCGGGCCTGGTCGCCCGGATCGACGCCTTCCAGCAGCGTCACCGGGTCGTCGGTCTGCCGATCTCGGTCGTCTACAAGTACGTCGACGACGGCGGCCCCCAGCTCGCCGCCCTCATCACCTACTTCGCGTTCGTCTCGCTGTTCCCCCTGCTCCTGCTGGCCTCGACCCTGCTGGGGTTCTTCCTGTCCGGCGACGGCGACCTCCAACGCCAGATCCTCGACTCCGCACTGACCCAGCTGCCGGTGATCGGTGACGACCTGCAACGCCCCGACGGCATCGGCGGCGGCGTGGCCGGGCTCGTCATCGGCCTCGCCGGCGCCCTGTACGGCGCGATGGGGGTCGGCCAGGCCGTGCAGAACGCGTGCAACACGGCGTGGACCGTGCCGCGCAACGAGCGCGGCAACCCGTTCGTCATCCGCGGCCGCAGCGTCGTGCTGCTGGGCGTCATCGGGGTCGACGTCATCGGCACCACCGCGCTCGCCGGCGTCATCGGCGCGGCCACGGTCCTGGGCCCGCTGTCGAGCCTCGCCCTGCTGGTCGGCACCCTGGCCATCCACGGCGCGGCGTTCGCGTTCGTCTTCCGGTTCGCCACCGCGCGCGACCTGACGTGGCGCCAGGTGCTGCCCGGCGCCGGCGTGGCGGCGCTGGCCTGGCTCGCGCTGCAGTACGTCGGCGTCGCCTACGTCGGTCGGACGACGGCCACGTCCAGCGCGACCAACGGCGTCTTCGCCGTCGTGCTCGGCCTGCTGGCGTTCCTCTACCTGACCTGCGTGGTCCTCGTGCTCTGCCTCGAGCTCAACGTCGTCCTGGTCGACCACCTCCATCCCCGCACCCTGCTCACGCCCTTCACCGACAACGTGGTGCTGACCGACGCCGACAAGCGGTCCTACACCGACCTGGCCAAGGCCCAGCAGCAGAAGGGGTTCCAGACCGTGGAGGTCGAGTTCGCGCCGAGCCCGCTCGAGGAGCGCGAGCACCACCCATAA
- a CDS encoding lytic murein transglycosylase — MTRHPLRAAYLAVAAFVALFAIAWVVQQTLYVRPPVEDLTPTGSRPLESAPVARPAPTADAGQDPAATGVPQVDPAWLRRTAAAAGLSETALGAYARAELEAPPSCGLGWTTLAGIGWVESQHGTLGGRTLGADGRSSTPILGPALDGQGAFAAIRATPRTTTYHGDPDWDHAVGPMQFIPSTWETWAADGDGDGVQDPNDLDDAALAAADYLCAGHRDLTTGEGWTSGVLSYNNARVYLDDVHAAATSYADRTG, encoded by the coding sequence GTGACCCGCCACCCCCTGCGTGCGGCCTACCTCGCCGTCGCCGCCTTCGTGGCGCTGTTCGCGATCGCCTGGGTCGTGCAGCAGACGCTCTACGTCCGACCGCCGGTCGAGGACCTGACCCCCACCGGCTCCCGGCCGCTCGAGTCGGCCCCCGTCGCGCGCCCCGCACCCACCGCCGACGCCGGCCAGGACCCGGCTGCCACGGGGGTGCCGCAGGTCGACCCGGCATGGCTGCGTCGTACGGCGGCCGCCGCCGGGCTGTCCGAGACCGCGCTCGGTGCCTACGCCCGCGCCGAGCTCGAGGCACCACCGTCGTGCGGCCTGGGGTGGACCACGCTCGCCGGGATCGGCTGGGTCGAGTCGCAGCACGGCACGCTCGGCGGCCGCACCCTCGGTGCCGACGGGCGCTCCTCGACCCCGATCCTGGGGCCGGCCCTCGACGGGCAGGGCGCCTTCGCGGCGATCCGGGCGACCCCGCGGACCACGACCTACCACGGTGATCCCGACTGGGACCACGCCGTCGGCCCGATGCAGTTCATCCCCAGCACCTGGGAGACCTGGGCCGCCGACGGCGACGGCGACGGGGTGCAGGACCCCAACGACCTCGACGACGCCGCGCTCGCGGCCGCCGACTACCTGTGTGCCGGCCACCGCGACCTGACGACCGGCGAGGGCTGGACCAGCGGCGTGCTCTCCTACAACAACGCCCGGGTCTACCTCGACGACGTCCACGCGGCCGCCACGTCGTACGCCGACCGCACCGGGTGA
- a CDS encoding PGPGW domain-containing protein has product MKVAKRIGLEVVGWLLLVAGVAALVLPGPGLIMVFAGLAVLSQQYEWAERRLDPIKYRALKGAAESVETPTRIALSAAGVLFLIGCGVLWIVGPDQPGWWPLPDWTWLTGGIGTGSTLLFSALIAIALLVYSFRRFYGKPDAVAELEGDIEEADRDFKALSADD; this is encoded by the coding sequence ATGAAGGTCGCGAAGCGGATCGGGCTCGAGGTCGTCGGCTGGCTGCTGCTGGTGGCCGGCGTCGCAGCGCTGGTCCTTCCCGGTCCCGGGCTGATCATGGTCTTCGCCGGCCTGGCCGTCCTCTCCCAGCAGTACGAGTGGGCCGAGCGTCGGCTCGACCCCATCAAGTACCGCGCGCTCAAGGGCGCCGCCGAGAGCGTCGAGACCCCGACACGCATCGCGCTGTCGGCCGCGGGGGTGCTGTTCCTCATCGGGTGCGGGGTCCTGTGGATCGTCGGCCCCGACCAGCCCGGGTGGTGGCCGCTGCCCGACTGGACCTGGCTCACCGGAGGCATCGGCACCGGCAGCACCCTGCTCTTCTCGGCCCTGATCGCGATCGCCCTGCTCGTCTACTCGTTCCGGCGCTTCTACGGCAAGCCCGACGCCGTCGCCGAGCTCGAGGGCGACATCGAGGAGGCCGACCGCGACTTCAAGGCGCTGTCGGCCGACGACTGA
- a CDS encoding alpha/beta fold hydrolase, which produces MSVLERHRVSVTGPAGATPVLFAHGFGCDQAMWRFVAPAFEDRYRVVRFDLAGSGGSDLSQYDAEEYSTLGRYAEDVVEICRELRLEDVVFVGHSVAGMIGVLAHLADPGRFSRLVLVGPSARYIDDDGYVGGYSRADIAELLDLMDSNNLGWQQPLATMLMPGTELDAERSELDASFCRTRPDIARRFAAVTFLGDNRTDLVEVTVPTLVLQNRHDSIAPLPAGEFVRDAIPGATMQVIETSGHCAHLSAPAETIAAIDAFLPS; this is translated from the coding sequence GTGTCCGTCCTGGAACGGCATCGCGTGTCGGTCACCGGCCCGGCCGGTGCCACCCCCGTCCTCTTCGCGCACGGCTTCGGTTGCGACCAGGCCATGTGGCGGTTCGTCGCGCCGGCGTTCGAGGACCGCTACCGGGTGGTCCGCTTCGACCTCGCCGGGTCCGGTGGCTCCGACCTGTCCCAGTACGACGCCGAGGAGTACTCGACCCTGGGGCGCTACGCCGAGGACGTCGTCGAGATCTGCCGCGAGCTCCGGCTCGAGGACGTCGTGTTCGTGGGGCACTCGGTGGCCGGCATGATCGGCGTGCTCGCGCACCTGGCCGACCCCGGTCGGTTCTCGCGCCTGGTGCTGGTCGGGCCCTCGGCCCGCTACATCGACGACGACGGCTACGTCGGCGGGTACAGCAGGGCCGACATCGCCGAGCTCCTCGACCTGATGGACAGCAACAACCTCGGCTGGCAGCAGCCGCTGGCCACCATGCTGATGCCCGGCACCGAGCTGGACGCCGAGCGGTCCGAGCTGGACGCGAGCTTCTGCCGCACCCGGCCCGACATCGCCCGCCGGTTCGCCGCGGTCACCTTCCTGGGCGACAACCGGACCGACCTCGTCGAGGTCACCGTGCCCACGCTCGTGCTGCAGAACCGCCACGACTCCATCGCCCCGCTCCCCGCCGGAGAGTTCGTCCGCGACGCGATCCCCGGCGCGACGATGCAGGTCATCGAGACCAGCGGGCACTGCGCCCACCTCAGCGCCCCCGCCGAGACCATCGCCGCCATCGACGCGTTCCTGCCGTCGTGA
- a CDS encoding nuclear transport factor 2 family protein encodes MPDPDQPPVTGRFSAAEITEAYAAMHARVQDHATSGDWDDFALSFTEDADYVEHAFGTFHGRDEIRAWSVATMTSFPGSVMTGFPLAWQTVDESTSRLICEVRNLMPDPGDGSVHEESNLTIMTYAGDGLFSREEDVYNPLRFMRMTLRWAKVAEVHGNLDDEGRAYVAQYAG; translated from the coding sequence GTGCCCGATCCAGACCAGCCGCCCGTGACCGGGCGGTTCTCCGCGGCCGAGATCACCGAGGCCTACGCCGCCATGCACGCCCGGGTCCAGGACCACGCGACGAGCGGCGACTGGGACGACTTCGCGCTCAGCTTCACCGAGGACGCCGACTACGTCGAGCACGCCTTCGGTACCTTCCACGGTCGTGACGAGATCCGGGCCTGGTCGGTCGCGACGATGACGTCGTTCCCGGGCTCGGTGATGACCGGCTTCCCGCTGGCCTGGCAGACCGTCGACGAGTCGACCTCGCGACTGATCTGCGAGGTCCGCAACCTGATGCCCGACCCCGGCGACGGCTCGGTGCACGAGGAGTCCAACCTGACGATCATGACCTACGCCGGCGACGGGCTGTTCTCCCGCGAGGAGGACGTCTACAACCCGCTGCGGTTCATGCGGATGACCCTGCGTTGGGCCAAGGTCGCCGAGGTCCACGGCAACCTGGACGACGAGGGTCGGGCCTACGTCGCGCAGTACGCCGGCTGA
- a CDS encoding RNA 2'-phosphotransferase, translated as MNTKDVSRSKRLSLVLRHQPQSIGITLDANGWVDVATLLDALAAHGPAITRDDLDRVVTANDKQRFEWDVEADRIRARQGHSVEVDLDLEPATPPPLLFHGTPTRNVEAILAEGLHKARRHHVHLSADEDTAHRVGARRGEHVVLSVDAASMADAGHVFWVTGNGVWLADAVPAEYVSRRPTAP; from the coding sequence ATGAACACGAAGGACGTCAGCCGCTCCAAGCGCCTGTCGCTGGTCCTCCGGCACCAGCCACAGAGCATCGGCATCACGCTCGACGCCAACGGCTGGGTCGACGTCGCGACGCTTCTCGACGCCCTGGCCGCCCACGGTCCCGCGATCACGCGCGACGACCTCGACCGCGTCGTGACCGCCAACGACAAGCAGCGGTTCGAGTGGGACGTCGAGGCCGACCGGATCCGCGCCCGGCAGGGCCACAGCGTCGAGGTCGACCTCGATCTCGAACCCGCCACGCCGCCTCCGCTGCTGTTCCACGGCACCCCGACTCGCAACGTCGAGGCGATCCTCGCCGAGGGCCTCCACAAGGCGAGGCGCCACCACGTGCACCTCTCAGCGGACGAGGACACCGCCCACCGGGTCGGTGCGCGGCGCGGTGAGCACGTGGTGCTCTCGGTGGATGCGGCGTCCATGGCCGACGCAGGTCATGTCTTCTGGGTCACCGGCAACGGCGTCTGGCTCGCCGATGCGGTCCCAGCCGAGTACGTCAGTCGTCGGCCGACAGCGCCTTGA
- a CDS encoding lytic transglycosylase domain-containing protein: MARTTTRSRRVATAVPLALVSVAWTTHVTGTTTITAAAPTTAAPQARPGVPFGPVAPTTPSTSTGAPTTTGSLDAPASLSTPTRIAASDGRFSTVAARPTSSDIPATALAAYQRAETVINAADPACGLSWQLLAAIGRIESDHGRFGGATLRTDGVSTPSILGPVLDGRHGTATIRDTDAGQYDGDTRYDRAVGPLQFIPSTWSVVGVDADNDGARDPLDIDDAALAAAVYLCSGTDDLTKAPGQRLAVFRYNHSSAYVDQVLSLMGGYLQGGTPAAPATAPPVLAARPRDVGPLVPVAGAGTGLRAVGQPAVLDAVVSAEPVADAVTGSPAAAGAPAPVTPSEPVDPAEPTSPTSPAEPTDPAEPTHPADPVDPAAPAAPTTPAAPSTPASTTPAAPTTPVVVEPELASLTPDEATDYCGDDLALVDDPARTDDDFDTCLADYSLPVEG, encoded by the coding sequence ATGGCACGCACTACGACTCGCTCGAGGCGAGTCGCGACGGCCGTCCCCCTGGCGCTGGTCTCGGTCGCGTGGACCACCCATGTCACCGGGACGACGACCATCACCGCGGCGGCGCCGACCACGGCTGCTCCCCAGGCGCGTCCGGGCGTGCCGTTCGGGCCCGTTGCTCCCACCACGCCGTCCACGTCCACCGGTGCACCCACGACCACCGGGAGCCTCGACGCCCCCGCCAGCCTGTCGACACCGACCCGGATCGCGGCCAGCGACGGCCGGTTCTCGACCGTGGCCGCCCGACCCACCTCGAGCGACATCCCGGCGACGGCCCTGGCCGCCTACCAGCGTGCCGAGACCGTCATCAACGCCGCCGACCCCGCCTGCGGGCTGAGCTGGCAGCTGCTCGCCGCCATCGGCCGCATCGAGAGCGACCACGGCCGGTTCGGCGGCGCCACCCTGCGCACCGACGGCGTCTCGACCCCCTCGATCCTCGGCCCGGTCCTCGACGGCCGCCACGGCACCGCGACCATCCGTGACACCGACGCCGGCCAGTACGACGGCGACACCCGCTACGACCGGGCGGTCGGGCCGTTGCAGTTCATCCCGTCGACCTGGTCGGTCGTGGGCGTCGACGCCGACAACGACGGTGCCCGCGACCCGCTCGACATCGACGACGCCGCACTCGCCGCGGCCGTCTACCTCTGCTCGGGCACCGACGACCTCACCAAGGCGCCCGGCCAGCGGCTCGCGGTCTTCCGCTACAACCACAGCAGCGCCTACGTCGACCAGGTCCTGTCGCTCATGGGCGGCTATCTGCAGGGCGGCACCCCCGCGGCCCCGGCCACCGCCCCGCCGGTGCTCGCCGCCCGCCCCCGCGACGTCGGGCCGCTGGTGCCCGTCGCCGGGGCCGGGACCGGCCTGCGGGCCGTCGGTCAGCCCGCCGTCCTCGACGCCGTCGTGAGTGCCGAGCCCGTCGCCGACGCCGTCACCGGGAGCCCCGCCGCGGCCGGTGCCCCGGCCCCGGTCACGCCGAGCGAGCCCGTCGACCCCGCCGAGCCGACCAGCCCGACCAGCCCCGCCGAGCCGACGGACCCGGCCGAGCCGACCCACCCGGCCGACCCGGTCGACCCCGCCGCCCCGGCCGCCCCGACGACGCCGGCCGCGCCCTCGACCCCGGCCTCGACGACGCCGGCGGCGCCCACCACGCCGGTCGTCGTCGAGCCCGAGCTCGCCTCCCTGACGCCCGACGAGGCCACCGACTACTGCGGTGACGACCTGGCCCTGGTCGACGACCCCGCCCGCACCGACGACGACTTCGACACCTGCCTGGCCGACTACTCGCTGCCGGTCGAGGGCTGA
- a CDS encoding CsbD family protein has protein sequence MGLADKAKNAAQDAAGKVKETVGDVTGNDKLEAEGKAQQAEASVKKTGEGVKDAFKG, from the coding sequence ATGGGTCTGGCAGACAAGGCGAAGAACGCCGCGCAGGACGCCGCCGGCAAGGTCAAGGAGACCGTCGGCGACGTCACCGGCAACGACAAGCTCGAGGCCGAGGGCAAGGCCCAGCAGGCCGAGGCCTCGGTCAAGAAGACCGGCGAGGGCGTCAAGGACGCCTTCAAGGGCTAG
- the tpx gene encoding thiol peroxidase, which translates to MATTALGGTPVQTVGELPAVGSTAPAFTLTGSDFSEVTLASGTRTVLNIFPSVDTGVCSASVRKFNELAADLDDTRVVNVSVDLPFAQARFCGAEGIDNAVAASAYKSSFGSDYGVTLVDGKFEALLARAVVVVDRDGTVLHSQLVPEIGTEPDYDAAVSALG; encoded by the coding sequence ATGGCTACCACTGCCCTGGGCGGCACCCCTGTTCAGACCGTCGGCGAGCTCCCGGCGGTCGGCTCGACCGCCCCGGCGTTCACGCTGACCGGTTCCGACTTCAGCGAGGTCACCCTCGCCTCTGGCACGCGCACCGTGCTCAACATCTTCCCGAGCGTCGACACCGGGGTCTGCTCGGCGAGCGTGCGCAAGTTCAACGAGCTGGCCGCCGACCTCGACGACACCCGCGTCGTCAACGTCTCGGTCGACCTGCCCTTCGCGCAGGCCCGCTTCTGCGGTGCCGAGGGCATCGACAACGCCGTCGCGGCCTCGGCGTACAAGTCGTCGTTCGGCAGCGACTACGGCGTGACCCTCGTCGACGGCAAGTTCGAGGCCCTGCTGGCCCGCGCCGTGGTGGTCGTCGACCGCGACGGCACCGTGCTCCACAGCCAGCTGGTCCCCGAGATCGGCACCGAGCCCGACTACGACGCCGCGGTCAGCGCGCTGGGCTGA
- a CDS encoding adenylate/guanylate cyclase domain-containing protein, whose product MDDARRNPFGSRLLGPADQSARSLRVRVQLLLTGLLVTTNLVGAGVVVIIASVLVPAPTPTRGTVLSLAIAVPVYVAVAVVLGAVIGTTATLRAMRWALTDTAPDAADRERALRAPLRLTQLQGALWGGATALFTGLALLLQPSRALTTFATVAIASVVVCAVAFLLSQWAVRPVSARALATAPLTARPRGVGVGERMVIFWCLGTAVPMLGVVLTALLALVSPDETSLTRLAVTVLVVGAVVLVFGLFVTVLNARSVVAPVLSVRDALLDVEQGDLAREVPVYDGTELGLLQSGFNQMVTGLREREHLRDLFGRHVGQEVAAAAAAGAVELGGETRVATVLFVDLIGSTRYATEHSPAEVVEVLNRFFAVVVDEVDRHHGLVNKFVGDAVLAIFGAPVELPDHAARALASARAMAARLVTEVPEVGAGVGVATGEVVAGNVGHQQRFEYTVIGDAVNSASRLTDLAKDVPGHVLVARATVDAAGAEESSRWSAYESVVLRGRSVATEVAVPTGTQTGPVSPAR is encoded by the coding sequence ATGGACGACGCCCGGCGCAACCCGTTCGGGTCGCGCCTGCTCGGCCCGGCCGACCAGTCGGCCCGCTCGCTGCGGGTGCGCGTGCAGCTGCTGCTCACCGGGCTGCTGGTCACGACGAACCTGGTCGGTGCGGGGGTCGTGGTGATCATCGCCAGCGTGCTCGTCCCGGCGCCGACCCCGACCCGCGGCACGGTCCTCTCGCTCGCGATCGCCGTGCCCGTCTACGTCGCCGTCGCCGTGGTCCTCGGCGCCGTCATCGGTACGACGGCCACGCTGCGGGCGATGCGCTGGGCCCTCACCGACACCGCCCCGGACGCCGCCGACCGCGAGCGGGCGCTGCGGGCACCCCTGCGCCTGACGCAGCTGCAGGGCGCGCTGTGGGGCGGTGCGACCGCGCTCTTCACCGGTCTCGCGCTGCTCCTGCAGCCGTCCCGCGCCCTGACCACGTTCGCCACCGTCGCGATCGCCTCGGTGGTGGTGTGCGCGGTCGCGTTCCTGCTCTCGCAGTGGGCGGTCCGGCCGGTGTCGGCGCGGGCGCTGGCGACCGCGCCGCTCACCGCTCGCCCGCGCGGGGTCGGCGTCGGCGAGCGAATGGTCATCTTCTGGTGCCTGGGGACCGCCGTACCGATGCTGGGGGTGGTGCTCACCGCCCTGCTCGCGCTGGTGAGCCCCGACGAGACGTCGCTGACCCGGCTCGCGGTGACCGTGCTGGTGGTCGGCGCGGTCGTGCTCGTCTTCGGCCTCTTCGTCACGGTGCTCAACGCCCGGTCGGTCGTGGCGCCGGTGCTCTCGGTCCGCGACGCCCTCCTCGACGTCGAGCAGGGCGACCTCGCGCGCGAGGTGCCGGTCTACGACGGCACCGAGCTCGGCCTGCTGCAGTCGGGCTTCAACCAGATGGTGACGGGGCTGCGCGAGCGCGAGCACCTGCGCGACCTGTTCGGGCGCCACGTCGGCCAGGAGGTCGCCGCCGCGGCGGCCGCGGGGGCGGTCGAGCTCGGCGGTGAGACCCGAGTGGCGACGGTGCTGTTCGTCGACCTGATCGGCTCGACGCGCTACGCCACCGAGCACTCACCGGCCGAGGTCGTCGAGGTGCTCAACCGGTTCTTCGCGGTCGTGGTCGACGAGGTCGACCGGCACCACGGCCTGGTCAACAAGTTCGTGGGCGACGCCGTGCTGGCGATCTTCGGGGCTCCCGTCGAGCTCCCGGACCACGCGGCCCGGGCCCTGGCGTCCGCCCGGGCGATGGCGGCCCGCCTGGTCACCGAGGTGCCCGAGGTCGGCGCCGGCGTCGGGGTCGCGACCGGTGAGGTCGTGGCCGGCAACGTCGGTCACCAGCAGCGGTTCGAGTACACCGTGATCGGCGACGCCGTGAACTCCGCCTCCCGGCTCACCGACCTGGCCAAGGACGTCCCGGGCCACGTGCTCGTCGCCCGGGCCACGGTCGATGCCGCCGGCGCCGAGGAGTCGTCGCGCTGGTCGGCGTACGAGAGCGTGGTGCTGCGCGGCCGGTCGGTCGCGACCGAGGTCGCCGTACCGACCGGCACGCAGACGGGCCCGGTCAGCCCAGCGCGCTGA
- a CDS encoding DNA glycosylase AlkZ-like family protein has product MVHELSRQDARRIAVRAQLLDADRPTDVLETVRHLTFVQLDPTRHVAPSADLVLWSRLGPSYDADELRDLLDTQALIDHHQLARPAEDLALYRAEMAQWPGPEPLKPWQESVRDWVEANDGCRRDVLELLRGDGPLPASQIPDTCEVPWPSSGWNNDKNVKMLLANLVERGEVARAGRGGNGGREVLWDLAERIYPDDPVPPVAEARAERDRRRLRSLGIARARAAQQPNEPNDVGEAGEPAVVEGVKGVWRVDPRWLDGLRGSTGRAALLSPLDRLVADRKRLGEIFDAEYYLEMYKPAAQRRWGYWALPVLWGDRIVGKLDAVADRDAGELRVDAVHEDEPWSAACRDDVRREVESLAGWLGLAPVVI; this is encoded by the coding sequence ATGGTGCACGAGCTCTCCCGCCAGGACGCGCGCCGCATCGCCGTGCGCGCCCAGCTGCTCGACGCCGACCGGCCCACCGACGTGCTCGAGACCGTGCGGCACCTGACGTTCGTGCAGCTCGATCCGACCCGCCACGTCGCGCCCAGCGCCGACCTGGTCCTGTGGAGCCGCCTGGGCCCGTCGTACGACGCCGACGAGCTGCGCGACCTTCTCGACACCCAGGCCCTCATCGACCACCACCAGCTCGCGCGCCCGGCCGAGGACCTCGCGCTCTACCGCGCCGAGATGGCGCAGTGGCCCGGCCCGGAGCCGCTGAAGCCGTGGCAGGAGAGCGTGCGCGACTGGGTCGAGGCCAACGACGGCTGCCGGCGCGACGTGCTCGAGCTGCTGCGCGGCGACGGGCCGCTGCCGGCCTCGCAGATCCCCGACACCTGCGAGGTGCCGTGGCCGTCGAGCGGCTGGAACAACGACAAGAACGTCAAGATGCTCCTCGCCAACCTCGTCGAACGCGGCGAGGTCGCCCGTGCCGGGCGCGGCGGCAACGGCGGCCGCGAGGTGCTGTGGGACCTCGCCGAGCGGATCTATCCCGACGACCCGGTGCCCCCGGTCGCCGAGGCACGAGCCGAGCGCGACCGCCGGCGGCTGCGCTCGCTCGGCATTGCCCGGGCCAGGGCCGCCCAGCAGCCGAACGAGCCGAACGACGTGGGCGAGGCCGGTGAGCCGGCCGTCGTCGAGGGCGTCAAGGGCGTCTGGCGGGTCGACCCGCGGTGGCTCGACGGACTCCGCGGGTCCACCGGCCGGGCGGCCCTGCTGTCACCGCTGGACCGCCTCGTCGCCGACCGCAAGCGCCTCGGCGAGATCTTCGACGCCGAGTACTACCTCGAGATGTACAAGCCCGCCGCCCAGCGCCGGTGGGGCTACTGGGCCCTTCCGGTCCTGTGGGGCGACCGGATCGTCGGCAAGCTCGACGCCGTCGCCGACCGCGACGCCGGCGAGCTGCGGGTCGACGCCGTCCACGAGGACGAGCCGTGGTCGGCGGCCTGCCGTGACGACGTACGCCGGGAGGTCGAGTCGCTGGCCGGGTGGCTGGGCCTGGCGCCGGTGGTGATCTGA